A window of Coturnix japonica isolate 7356 chromosome 2, Coturnix japonica 2.1, whole genome shotgun sequence contains these coding sequences:
- the GPD1L gene encoding glycerol-3-phosphate dehydrogenase 1-like protein, which yields MALSGAPLRVCIVGSGNWGSAVAKIIGNNVKKLQKFASTVKMWVFEENINGRKLTDIINKEHENVKYLPGYKLPDNVVAVPNLNEAVQDADLLVFVIPHQFIHKVCDEITGRVPKKALGITLIKGIDEGPEGLKLISDIIREKLGIDISVLMGANIANEVAAEKFCETTIGSKILENGLLFKELLQTPNFRITVVDDADTVELCGALKNIVAVGAGFCDGLRCGDNTKAAVIRLGLMEMIAFARIFCKGQVSTATFLESCGVADLITTCYGGRNRRVAEAFVKTGKTIEELEQEMLNGQKLQGPQTSAEVHRILKQKGMVDKFPLFTAVYQICYEGKPVKEMISCLQSHPEHI from the exons ggGTTCTGCGGTTGCCAAAATAATAGgcaataatgtaaaaaaattgCAGAAGTTTGCTTCCACAGTGAAGATGTGGGTCTTCGAGGAGAATATTAATGGCAGAAAACTGACagatataataaataaagaacatgaaaatgtaaaatatctcCCTGGATACAAGCTGCCAGATAATGTG GTTGCTGTCCCGAACCTTAATGAAGCTGTACAGGATGCAGACCTGTTGGTTTTTGTCATTCCTCATCAGTTCATTCATAAGGTCTGCGATGAAATCACAGGACGAGTACCCAAGAAAGCTCTCGGTATAACTCTGATAAAG GGAATAGATGAAGGCCCAGAGGGATTGAAACTGATCTCTGACATAATTCGAGAGAAGCTGGGAATAGACATCAGCGTGCTGATGGGAGCCAACATTGCCAATGAAGTGGCAGCAGAGAAGTTCTGTGAAACCACAATAG GCAGCAAAATCCTGGAAAATGGCCTTCTCTTCAAAGAACTCCTGCAGACTCCAAACTTTCGAATAACTGTAGTAGATGATGCAGATACCGTTGAGCTTTGTGGTGCTCTGAAG AACATAGTGGCAGTAGGAGCTGGGTTCTGTGATGGCCTTCGTTGCGGTGACAATACCAAAGCTGCTGTTATTCGCCTTGGCCTAATGGAGATGATTGCCTTTGCAAGAATTTTTTGCAAAGGACAGGTGTCTACTGCTACTTTCCTGGAAAGCTGTGGGGTTGCTGACCTAATCACTACCTGCTACGGTGGCCGGAATCGACGTGTAGCGGAAGCATTTGTCAAAACTGGAAAG ACTATTGAAGAATTGGAGCAAGAAATGTTGAATGGTCAGAAACTGCAGGGACCACAGACATCTGCAGAGGTGCATCGCATCCTCAAGCAGAAAGGAATGGTGGACAA GTTTCCACTGTTCACTGCTGTATATCAAATCTGCTATGAAGGGAAGCCTGTCAAAGAGATGATATCCTGCCTCCAGAGTCATCCAGAGCACATATAA